The following proteins come from a genomic window of Nostoc sp. ATCC 53789:
- a CDS encoding GIY-YIG nuclease family protein, which produces MALETNLSSLAALEYIPYIDDSGQLPEQFQGKIGVYAIFDQEKVLQFVGYSRDVYLSLKQHLVRQPQQCYWVKVQTIERPSRTILENTENAWIAENGSVPWGNGDNKEKWTHPIDVKLIMTPEEQAKYQNPANDELAQMKIIKNVARRVEAEISTQLLEVRGLQMQVRFNPKLKEEGLLDLK; this is translated from the coding sequence ATGGCTCTTGAAACGAATCTTTCTTCTTTGGCAGCCCTGGAATACATTCCTTACATTGATGATAGCGGTCAATTACCTGAGCAATTTCAAGGTAAAATCGGGGTATACGCTATTTTTGACCAAGAAAAAGTGCTGCAATTTGTAGGATACTCTCGTGATGTTTATCTCAGCCTCAAGCAGCATTTAGTCCGTCAGCCACAGCAATGCTATTGGGTCAAAGTTCAAACTATTGAACGCCCTAGTCGCACAATTTTAGAAAATACTGAAAATGCTTGGATTGCTGAAAATGGCAGTGTACCTTGGGGAAATGGGGATAACAAGGAAAAATGGACTCATCCCATTGATGTCAAATTGATAATGACACCTGAAGAACAGGCAAAATATCAAAATCCAGCTAATGATGAATTAGCACAAATGAAAATTATTAAAAACGTGGCGCGGAGAGTAGAAGCAGAAATTTCAACGCAATTATTAGAAGTGCGTGGTTTGCAAATGCAAGTTCGCTTCAATCCTAAATTGAAAGAAGAAGGTTTACTAGATTTGAAATGA
- a CDS encoding YARHG domain-containing protein: MTIQLLNDRYQVIRTLGAGGFGETYLAEDTYMPSKRHCVVKQLRPIHNNPQIYQLVQERFQREAAILEELGGANDQIPALYAYFSSGGQFYLVQEWVEGDTLTGRVQKQGLFSEGAVQELFMNLLPVLDYVHSKHIVHRDIKPDNIIVRHRDGKPVLIDFGAIRESMGTVVNSQGNPTSSIVIGTPGYMPSEQAAGRPVYSSDLYSLGMTIIYLLTGKQAQQLETDSQTGEIVWRQYASHVSPIIAGAIDKAIAYHPRDRYPTARAMLDTLQNIANPIPPTQPILTQPTIVSAPPPQTLPVKPQPNPQGNSQNNILMGSLIAGGLIGASVIISQVLTKPTQSTADKTVLPSETPSTITSPVIETPKFIPTTPSVPTQPSSVPTQITPAPTTSIPPVSTTTANTYLWLSQRLVNDADLDGKDGFELDIMRNSIFASHGRRFDTPGLQDYFDNQPWYKPIYSPKAFPSKLLSKLEQQNIEYINKYQERYGLRYFKK; this comes from the coding sequence ATGACAATACAGCTTCTGAACGATCGCTATCAAGTTATCCGCACACTGGGCGCTGGTGGGTTTGGTGAAACCTATCTAGCAGAAGATACCTATATGCCCTCAAAGCGCCATTGTGTGGTTAAACAGTTAAGACCAATTCACAATAATCCCCAAATTTACCAGTTAGTGCAAGAGAGGTTTCAACGGGAAGCAGCTATTCTCGAAGAACTCGGTGGTGCAAATGACCAAATTCCAGCATTGTATGCCTATTTTTCCTCTGGCGGACAATTTTACTTAGTTCAGGAGTGGGTTGAAGGCGATACCCTAACTGGAAGAGTTCAAAAGCAGGGGCTATTTAGTGAAGGCGCTGTCCAGGAATTATTCATGAATTTATTACCCGTCCTGGATTATGTTCACTCTAAGCACATCGTTCACCGCGATATTAAACCGGATAACATCATTGTGCGTCATCGTGATGGTAAACCAGTGCTGATTGATTTTGGCGCTATCCGGGAGTCAATGGGAACCGTAGTAAATTCTCAAGGCAATCCTACCAGTTCGATTGTGATTGGTACACCTGGCTATATGCCGAGTGAACAAGCCGCAGGTAGGCCAGTTTATTCGAGTGATTTATACAGTTTAGGAATGACGATAATTTATTTACTCACTGGTAAACAGGCGCAACAACTAGAGACGGATTCCCAGACGGGTGAAATTGTATGGCGACAGTATGCGAGTCATGTTAGTCCAATCATAGCAGGAGCGATTGATAAAGCGATCGCATATCATCCGCGCGATCGCTACCCCACAGCTAGAGCAATGCTGGATACTTTGCAGAACATCGCAAATCCAATTCCACCAACGCAACCTATCTTGACTCAACCGACTATAGTTTCTGCACCACCACCTCAGACATTACCTGTCAAACCACAGCCGAATCCTCAAGGTAATAGTCAGAATAATATCCTTATGGGCAGTTTGATTGCAGGTGGGCTAATCGGTGCATCTGTGATTATTAGCCAGGTATTAACAAAACCTACTCAATCTACAGCAGACAAAACAGTGTTACCTTCAGAAACACCGTCAACTATCACCAGCCCAGTCATAGAAACTCCTAAATTTATACCAACTACCCCATCTGTTCCTACTCAACCCTCATCTGTTCCTACTCAAATTACACCCGCCCCAACGACATCAATACCGCCAGTAAGTACCACAACTGCCAACACTTATTTATGGCTTTCCCAAAGACTTGTAAATGATGCAGATTTGGATGGTAAAGACGGTTTTGAACTAGATATTATGCGAAATTCGATTTTTGCTAGTCACGGCCGCCGTTTTGATACTCCTGGATTACAAGATTACTTTGATAACCAACCTTGGTATAAACCTATATATTCACCAAAAGCGTTTCCATCTAAATTGCTGTCAAAATTAGAGCAACAGAATATTGAGTATATCAACAAATATCAAGAACGTTACGGCTTGAGATATTTTAAGAAATAA
- a CDS encoding Mo-dependent nitrogenase C-terminal domain-containing protein, whose amino-acid sequence MLNIKNQRIFLPAFIQPLGQNNQADSKKELAKSKLDLLQPLRQWLDEIEIQNRKLAKFIAKLIPAQCPFERDIKLFGRKIGHIPPMCKLNPLYNELVYLRFRALCYLVDQCGEDIQSYC is encoded by the coding sequence ATGCTTAATATAAAGAATCAGCGTATTTTTTTGCCTGCGTTTATTCAACCTTTAGGACAAAATAATCAAGCAGATAGCAAAAAGGAATTAGCTAAATCTAAATTAGATTTATTGCAACCATTACGTCAATGGCTGGATGAAATTGAGATTCAAAATCGAAAATTAGCGAAATTTATTGCTAAACTGATTCCTGCTCAGTGTCCATTCGAGCGTGATATCAAGCTTTTTGGCCGCAAAATAGGACACATTCCGCCAATGTGCAAACTCAATCCGCTTTATAACGAACTTGTCTACTTGCGTTTTCGCGCTTTGTGTTATTTAGTAGATCAGTGTGGAGAGGATATTCAATCCTACTGCTGA
- a CDS encoding creatininase family protein gives MLLHLSTWQEVEAYLQQSKGIIFPIGSTEQHGPTGLIGTDAICAEAIAAGVGDATGAIVGPTINVGMALHHTAFPGTISLRPSTLIQVVRDYVTCLAKAGFSKFYFINGHGGNIATLKAAFSETYAHLEDLQIANAQQVQCQVANWFMCGSVYKLAKELYGDQEGSHATPSEVALTQYVYPEAIKQAPLSPEVASGHRIYSAADFRVRYPDGRMGSNPGLATPEHGKQFYDLAVKELSNGYLEFVNAD, from the coding sequence ATGTTACTGCATTTGAGTACTTGGCAAGAAGTCGAAGCTTATTTACAGCAGTCGAAGGGGATTATTTTCCCTATTGGTTCTACAGAACAACATGGGCCAACGGGGTTAATTGGTACTGATGCCATTTGTGCAGAAGCGATCGCAGCTGGTGTGGGTGATGCAACTGGCGCGATCGTTGGCCCTACAATCAATGTGGGCATGGCACTGCATCATACTGCTTTTCCTGGCACAATCAGTCTGCGTCCTAGCACTTTAATTCAAGTAGTTCGAGATTATGTAACTTGTTTAGCCAAAGCTGGTTTTAGCAAGTTCTACTTTATCAATGGACATGGTGGTAATATTGCCACCCTTAAAGCGGCGTTCTCCGAAACTTATGCCCATTTAGAAGATTTGCAGATTGCCAATGCTCAACAAGTGCAATGTCAAGTGGCAAACTGGTTTATGTGTGGTTCTGTATATAAGCTAGCTAAAGAGTTATATGGGGATCAAGAAGGTTCTCATGCAACGCCAAGTGAAGTAGCCCTCACCCAATACGTTTATCCAGAAGCGATTAAGCAAGCACCCCTTTCACCAGAAGTTGCAAGCGGACACAGGATTTATAGTGCGGCTGACTTTCGAGTGCGTTATCCAGATGGACGTATGGGATCAAATCCTGGTTTAGCAACACCAGAACACGGAAAGCAATTTTATGATTTGGCGGTGAAAGAACTCAGCAATGGATATTTGGAATTTGTGAACGCAGATTGA
- a CDS encoding CPBP family intramembrane glutamic endopeptidase, with product MIEQQKQEPEIPYLTRIQVLGAMGATAIILLIVAKLSLHFGNFSLFSWKWDEKDLLLGVGLGFVITALSGIAYRVWTPYRKSADYYLEVVLKPLALPDLIWLGLLPGLSEELLFRGVMLSALGLDHLAVIVSSFCFGILHFSGSQQWPYVIWATIVGMILAYSALLTGNLLVPIVAHMITNWISSYFWKMWQLRQLKNKF from the coding sequence GTGATTGAACAACAAAAACAAGAGCCAGAAATTCCATATCTGACACGCATCCAAGTACTTGGGGCGATGGGAGCGACTGCAATCATTTTGTTGATAGTCGCCAAACTGTCGTTGCACTTTGGTAACTTTTCCCTATTTTCCTGGAAGTGGGACGAGAAAGATTTGCTGTTGGGTGTTGGATTGGGATTCGTCATCACCGCCTTAAGTGGCATAGCTTATCGCGTTTGGACTCCCTATCGAAAAAGTGCAGATTATTATCTAGAAGTGGTACTGAAGCCCTTAGCCTTACCAGACTTAATTTGGCTCGGTTTACTACCAGGGTTGAGTGAAGAATTGTTATTTCGAGGTGTAATGCTGTCAGCTTTAGGATTAGATCATCTGGCTGTCATTGTATCTAGTTTTTGCTTTGGCATCTTGCATTTTAGTGGTTCTCAACAATGGCCTTATGTGATTTGGGCAACAATTGTTGGGATGATATTGGCATATAGCGCCTTGCTTACGGGCAACCTATTAGTGCCGATTGTCGCTCACATGATTACCAATTGGATTTCTAGCTATTTCTGGAAAATGTGGCAATTGCGGCAATTAAAAAATAAATTTTGA